A window of Planctomycetota bacterium contains these coding sequences:
- a CDS encoding caspase family protein yields MNTKKALVVGIDYYQSLPKLFGCVNDAHSMKVTLERDGTGSINFGTPKLLTSSASTDNCDKQVLKDAIEELFSTDDEIALLYFAGHGHIEASGGYILASDAKRWDDGVSLNEILELARGSKAKNKIIILDSCHSGSAGNPVVTKQEAALSDGMTILTASTDKQRASEENGHGVFTTLLIDALQGSARDLLGNITPGSVYAHIDQSLGNWKQRPVFKTNVKTFVSLRKVEPPIPLADLHRITEFFPTPGFDFKLDPSFEPRDEGRTPEMPRANLENNRKFTILQKYNRVNLLVPVGAEHMWNAAMEGKSCKLTVLGEHYRRLVEEKLI; encoded by the coding sequence ATGAACACGAAAAAAGCACTCGTGGTCGGCATCGACTACTACCAGTCACTTCCGAAGCTATTCGGCTGCGTTAATGATGCGCATTCTATGAAGGTGACTTTGGAACGGGACGGCACTGGCAGCATTAACTTCGGTACTCCAAAGCTTTTGACCAGCTCTGCCTCGACAGATAATTGCGACAAGCAGGTATTGAAGGACGCGATTGAAGAATTGTTTTCGACTGATGATGAAATCGCTCTACTCTACTTTGCTGGACATGGTCATATCGAAGCATCTGGCGGTTACATTCTGGCAAGTGACGCAAAGAGATGGGATGACGGCGTTTCGCTGAATGAGATATTGGAACTCGCGAGAGGCTCGAAGGCAAAGAATAAGATCATCATCCTTGATAGTTGCCATTCAGGTAGTGCTGGAAACCCAGTAGTCACGAAACAGGAGGCCGCACTTTCCGATGGTATGACCATTCTGACGGCTTCTACGGACAAACAGCGCGCCTCCGAGGAGAACGGTCACGGCGTATTCACAACGCTATTAATTGATGCTTTACAGGGCTCAGCTCGTGATCTTCTTGGAAACATCACCCCTGGCAGTGTGTACGCGCACATTGACCAATCCCTCGGCAATTGGAAGCAGCGCCCCGTATTCAAGACCAATGTAAAGACGTTTGTTTCACTGCGCAAGGTCGAGCCGCCCATCCCTTTGGCTGACCTTCACCGCATTACAGAGTTTTTTCCCACGCCTGGCTTCGATTTTAAGTTGGACCCATCCTTTGAGCCGCGTGACGAAGGACGTACACCGGAAATGCCTCGCGCGAATCTTGAGAACAACCGAAAATTCACAATTCTTCAAAAGTATAACCGTGTCAATCTCTTAGTCCCCGTCGGCGCAGAACATATGTGGAATGCTGCAATGGAAGGTAAATCGTGCAAGCTGACGGTACTTGGGGAACACTATCGTCGGCTTGTTGAAGAGAAACTCATATAG
- a CDS encoding TIR domain-containing protein, giving the protein MPVFISHRTADDVIARAVRDRLTNVHGITCYLDDLDKEAGYANQSNRVTALIVKRLNDCTNLLALVTQNTRGSWWVPFEVGVARQAPRIITSYTNLAQGDLPEYLTEWPVLRGENAIDTFARHYKQQAPIVKRSLMEKYAAASEGIAGVDAFHRQLKAALGQ; this is encoded by the coding sequence ATGCCCGTATTCATCTCACATCGAACGGCCGACGACGTGATCGCCAGAGCAGTGCGTGACCGCCTCACCAACGTGCATGGAATCACGTGCTACTTGGACGACCTTGATAAAGAAGCGGGCTACGCCAATCAGAGCAATCGCGTCACCGCACTGATTGTGAAGCGGCTCAATGACTGCACAAACCTCTTGGCCCTTGTGACGCAAAATACGCGTGGCTCATGGTGGGTGCCGTTTGAGGTCGGCGTCGCGCGTCAAGCACCCCGGATCATCACCTCGTACACGAATCTCGCGCAGGGAGATCTGCCCGAATACCTAACAGAGTGGCCGGTGCTCCGCGGCGAAAATGCGATTGACACATTCGCGAGGCACTACAAGCAGCAGGCACCGATCGTGAAACGCTCGCTCATGGAAAAATATGCGGCAGCGTCCGAGGGTATCGCAGGTGTTGACGCCTTCCACCGCCAGTTGAAGGCTGCTCTAGGACAGTAA
- a CDS encoding DJ-1/PfpI/YhbO family deglycase/protease, whose product MSSHKNHRILMFVDDVYEDLELWYPKLRLIEAGCEVVVAGPKADKVYAGKHTYPCKADAAIADMDAADFDGLVIPGGFAPDQLRRDPKVLSLTREIHEAGKLMAHICHAGWIPISAGIMKGYRCTSTPGIKDDLVNAGATWLDEPLVIDRNQVSSRRPGDLPQFMQGVLKVLSGA is encoded by the coding sequence ATGTCGTCCCACAAAAATCATCGCATTCTGATGTTCGTCGACGATGTCTACGAAGATTTGGAGCTCTGGTACCCCAAGCTTCGGCTCATCGAGGCGGGGTGCGAAGTGGTCGTCGCCGGGCCCAAGGCGGACAAGGTGTATGCGGGCAAGCACACGTATCCGTGCAAGGCCGACGCCGCCATCGCCGACATGGACGCCGCGGACTTTGACGGGCTGGTGATCCCCGGCGGGTTCGCTCCCGATCAGTTGCGCCGCGATCCGAAAGTGCTTTCCCTGACGCGCGAGATTCACGAAGCGGGCAAGCTGATGGCGCACATCTGTCACGCCGGCTGGATTCCGATCTCCGCGGGAATCATGAAGGGCTACCGCTGCACCTCGACGCCGGGCATCAAGGACGACCTCGTCAACGCCGGGGCGACTTGGCTCGATGAACCGCTCGTGATCGATCGCAATCAGGTCTCCAGCCGCCGGCCCGGCGACCTGCCGCAGTTCATGCAGGGCGTTTTGAAAGTGCTCAGCGGAGCGTGA
- a CDS encoding 6,7-dimethyl-8-ribityllumazine synthase, with amino-acid sequence MPIDYQGDLTAGENRFAIVVSRFNNEITDRLLEGALQALAACGVNIDEVPVAHVPGSLELAVVAKSLAITGQYDAVICLGCVIRGETTHYDCVAMGAVHAITAAAAETGVPIMFGVLTTEDDDQALARSDAARKTNMGADVARGAVEMANLMNAIANPS; translated from the coding sequence ATGCCCATCGACTACCAAGGCGACCTGACGGCCGGCGAAAACCGCTTCGCCATCGTCGTCTCGCGCTTCAACAACGAAATCACCGACCGCCTGCTCGAAGGGGCGCTTCAGGCCCTCGCCGCCTGCGGCGTGAACATCGACGAAGTGCCCGTGGCTCATGTGCCCGGCAGTCTCGAACTCGCCGTCGTCGCCAAGTCGCTGGCCATCACCGGTCAGTACGACGCGGTGATCTGCCTCGGCTGCGTGATCCGGGGCGAGACGACGCACTACGACTGCGTCGCCATGGGAGCCGTCCACGCCATCACCGCCGCCGCCGCCGAGACCGGCGTGCCGATCATGTTCGGCGTGCTGACCACCGAAGACGATGACCAGGCCCTGGCCCGTTCCGACGCGGCCCGCAAAACCAACATGGGCGCCGACGTGGCGCGCGGCGCGGTCGAGATGGCCAACCTCATGAACGCGATCGCCAACCCCTCATGA